TCATCCATTGAAATTCAATCCACCCCTATTCATTCCCTTCCATACAAATTTCACCTCCTCAAAAAAcacttttgttttctttttccttattaTTGATAGATCCactaagaaaaaagaaaaaaaatactgaGGGGTTGTCTTAACTGATTAGAGTTATGCATATATTAGTAAGATAATGATTAATTATGAGTaaatttatgcattattttatatagtaatcgattatttatgtattaattattttattctgcatatcataatatatagatCTCCTCATAATTTATAAATGTGACTTTTTAAATTATCAACCAAACATcctattaattttatatataaataacttatttcatatatatatatatatatatatcaaatgtcatataaattatatgatatttCTTATAGACACTACTAGACAATCCCAAAAACTATTGGTTCGTAGCAAAACAAGATCCAAAAATCTTCTGTTTTTTTCGTCCAAATTGGTGCCTAGTGTCACTCCACTCTTCACCCATCACCACTAGATCTAGTAATTcccaagaaaataatataaaataataattatgggGGCAGATTAATATAAAAAGATTACCTTGTGTAACGAAGACAGGGTATCCTCAACCTCAACAACCCATTACCACCacccacttttttttttttgtttcataaataaacaagagaggatcatatatatatatatagttcaaaaccaaagcttatagtATTGTCAACTTTTTCTCATCTTTCATCCCTTTCTGGGgtgtttctttatttttcctttaCAAATCTTGaaatccttttttaaaaaatggagcGTGCTAGAAAGTTGGCAAACAGGGCAATTCTGAAACGTTTGGTTTCACAATCAAAACAGAGCCGTTCCAATGAAATCCCATCATCCCCAGCATTGTATACGCCTTCAAGGTATGTATCTTCATTGTCACCTTACACATTTCAGGCTAGAAATCATGCAAAATCTTTCAATACCCAACAAGTTAGATCAATTTCCGTTGAGGCTTTGAAACCAAGTGACACATTCCCACGCCGACACAACTCAGCTAACCCtgaagaacaaataaaaatggcTGAGTTTTGTGGGTTTAAAAGCCTAGATTCCCTTATTGATGCTACTGTACCTCAATCGATTCGTAGCGAATCGATGAAGTTGCCTAAGTTTGATGCTGGATTGACTGAGTCACAAATGATTGAGCATATGCAAAAATTAGCATCAAAGAATAAGGTTTTTAAGTCATATATTGGGATGGGATATTATAATACTTTTGTACCACCTGTTATATTGAGGAATCTTTTGGAGAATCCTGCTTGGTATACTCAGTATACACCTTATCAGGCTGAGATTTCACAGGGACGTCTTGAGTCCCTGCTGAATTATCAGACCATGATTACAGATCTTACTGGTTTGCCAATGTCCAATGCATCTTTACTAGATGAAGGGACCGCCGCAGCTGAGGCTATGGCAATGTGTAACAATATCTTCAAGGGGAAAAAGAAAACTTTCCTTATTGCAAATAATTGTCACCCACAGACTATTGATATTTGTAAGACTAGAGCTGATGGATTTGATCTTAAGGTACTTAATGTAGATCTTAAGGATATTGATTACAAGTCTGGTGATGTTTGTGGGGTACTAGTTCAGTATCCGGGTACCGAAGGTGAAATATTAGATTATGGAGAGTTCATTAAGAATGCACATGCTCATGGAGTGAAGGTTGTTATGGCATCTGATCTTTTGGCCTTGACAATGTTGAAACCGCCTGGTGAACTTGGAGcagatattgttgttggttctgcTCAGAGGTTTGGAGTGCCTATGGGTTATGGAGGCCCTCATGCAGCTTTCTTGGCAACTTCTCAAGAATACAAGAGAATGATGCCTGGAAGAATTATTGGTGTCAGTGTTGATTCAACAGGGAAACCTGCTCTGCGTATGGCAATGCAGACTAGGGAACAACACATCCGCAGGGACAAGGCTACAAGTAACATTTGCACAGCACAGGTACTGAGTGAACTTTACTCTTTTCAATAACATCTATGCTATACTTATATTTACGTCTCCTAGATTCTCTATTACACGACATTCTTACATTGTAGTAGTAGTAAGTAGTTTAACTGGTTTGAAAAATGTCTAAGTAAGTAGTTTAACTGGTTTGAAAAATGTTTACTTTCTGCTTGTATACAATGTTTTGGCTAGACATGAGCAGCGAGGAgtaaaaacaaatcaaaatcTAGTTTTCTTGCAAGAGATTATCTAACTCTCTTATGTGCATTGAAAGGAGCTGATGCATGACACTAtgcaatttattttcttttattggtTTATGAAATTGTCCTTTTATTATGCAGGCTTTGCTTGCCAACATGGCTGCCATGTATGCTGTCTATCATGGACCTGAGGGGCTAAAAACCATTGCCCAACGTGTTCATGGTCTTGCTGGAACATTTTCTGCTGGTCTCAAAAAGCTAGGAACAGTAGAAGTTCAGGGTCTTCCATTCTTTGACACTGTGAAGGTTAAGTGTTCTGATGCAAAGGCAATTGCTGATGTTGCTAACAAGAATGAAATTAACTTGCGGATTGTGGACAACAATACCGTAAGTCTAGCTagtttttcttgtttttgattTTAAACTTATTGATACTCCTAAATTTATGTTATGATTAagtgacccccccccccccccctcccccccttttttttttttccagataaCTGTATCTTTTGATGAAACTACTACCTTAGAAGATGTGGACGATCTATTTAAAGTTTTTGCCTTGGAAAAACCAGTGAGTATCATTACTTCCCTATCCATGCTGCTGGAAGCAACTCAATGTATACATAGTGTATTCTTATCTTTGATGTTGTTAATAGGTCACGTTCACTGCTCAATCAATTGCACAAGAGGTCGGGAACTTGATTCCTTCTGGACTTACAAGGGAGACTCCATTTATGACTCACCAAATATTCAACTCGTAATGCCTCCTTCAATGGTTTAACCATCTTTATCCTGTAACGCTAGTGCTGGTTTGATTGTTACATTGATGATTTAGGTACCATACTGAGCATGAGTTGCTGAGATATCTCCATAAGCTGCAATCAAAGGATCTCTCCTTGTGCCATAGCATGATTCCTTTGGGCTCATGCACAATGAAATTGAATGCCACAACAGAGATGATGCCGGTGACATGGCCTAACTTCACAAATATTCACCCTTTTGCACCCACTGAACAGGCAGCTGGCTATCAGGTTGTTACTGCTTAGATGCATTGCTGCTTGCAAACTGCAGAAACAGAAGAACTAATCAAGACTGTTATATGCTTTGTTGCAGGAAATGTTCGACGATTTGGGCGACCTATTGTGTACAATTACAGGTTTTGATTCCTTCTCCTTGCAGCCTAATGCTGGTGCTGCTGGAGAATATGCTGGATTGATGGTTATTCGTGCATATCATATGGTACTACTCAAATCTAAATGAATAGTTTGCTTTCATATTTGATTTAAGCTCTCTTAATACCTAGCTAATACTGACAAGAATAAGGTTCCTAATGAACTTAATTAAGATTGTATTTGTGAAACGTTTGAAGAGCCAGATTGGTGGAAAAATACTGCACATGCTTTTACTATTTTCATCTATCAAACACCGTTCCCTTTTACTAGTCCCTTATACCAAAAATGGCTTTTACTCTTTACTTGTCCATATAAGCGAATCAGGAGAGATATATTATCTTCTTCCAATATTACCCTTATCATTAAGTAGCTACATAAAGTATTAGTAGTCAAATTTAGATCTCCAAAGCATAGTTAATATGGGTAATTTAGTAAAACAAAATCCTTAATAAATGATTCCTTAAGGGGGAGTGTCAAGTCTACAGAGGACTAGTAAAAGCGAATAAAGAGAGTATTAGGGAAAATCACCTGATGAAACCCCATTCATTGTGAAGATCTTTACTTCCTTCTAGTTACTACTTGACATCTATTATCCTTCAGGGAGTTGTATAAGGCTATAGGATTTTAATCTTCCAGGAATACCTGATTTACCATAATGGGGTGTTAATGGCCATAGgattataatttttgtttttaattatcAGATTCTTCTCCTTGTTTTCATCTTTAACCATAATTAGACTCTGTAAAGCTTTCGTATAGTGTAATTGAATTTTGCGTTTTGCTGCAGTCAAGGGGTGACCATCACCGCAATGTATGCATCATTCCTGTATCAGCACATGGAACAAATCCTGCAAGTGCTGCAATGTGCGGGATGAAAATTGTTGCTGTTGGGACAGATGCAAAAGGAAACATTAATATTGAAGAGTTGAGGAAGGCTGCTGAGGCAAATAAGGATAAACTTGCTGCTCTCATGGTAAATCACGTGTTACTATTTTCTGACACCTTTCTGTATTAGTTGTATTTACTTAAATCTTGATTAAATTTCAGGTCACATACCCATCAACACATGGAGTGTATGAGGAAGGAATTGATGAGATATGTAAGATAATCCATGACAATGGTGGTCAGGTGTACATGGATGGAGCTAACATGAATGCACAGGTAATTACCTCATATTAACTCCTAACCTCTCATGCTGTAACTTTTCTCCCTTGAATTTACAGCTTATTAGTCTAGAGCGTATAACCTGGGTAGATTTTACTTGTCATTGAGTCTGTTTAGTGGTAAGACCATTATAGCTCTATAAATTCTAGCTCAACAATTTTTGAAGTCAGACCTTATATCTTAAGAAAAGGGATGTCTAATGAACCTCAAATTTTCCCTTCTATCcttttcctcctcttcttctttactcttggatgatttgataGTTGTCCTACATGATGTGTGAGCTAGTGTGATTTGCTGCAGTTTAGTTCGCTCTGACTTTTGTGAATTCATACTACGTTCTGTGTGGTCAAGTCTGAAGCTCTCTTTTCTTGATTGCTTACCTTGGTTTAAAGGTTTTGACAGGAGCTTGGCTGTGGTCAATAGAACTTTCTGGACAATAtgatatttgttttctttactTATGTATACTACCTTTATTCTATTTACTCCTCAATTACATTATCAAAATTTAGCTTTAGTTCAGCTACTGACCATACCACGTTGTTGTTGCCCGTTTCCTGTTTTTGAGGGGGGAGTAGATGCAGGTGTTGCACATCCTTTTCATTCATTGCTAATTTTTCTTACAGGTTGGTTTGACAAGCCCTGGCTTTATTGGTGCTGATGTTTGTCATCTAAATCTCCATAAAACATTCTGCATTCCTCATGGTGGAGGAGGTCCTGGAATGGGTCCAATTGGAGTGAAGAAGCATTTGGCGCCATATTTGCCATCACACCCTGTGGTATGTTCTTGATAAGCACCAGTTCACTACATAAAACTCTCTAGGTCCTGTTGCCTCGTTCTTCGTTAGATTTATGTTTCTTAAAATTAATATTGTGATTATCGAACTTGCAAATATTTGTCAATTCATCGTCCTGGGATTTTGTTTTATCTTTCTTGTTTAGTTTGCTTAATCATTGTGATTATCCTGAAGGTGCCAACTGGAGGGATCCCATCCCCCGACAAGAGTGAGCCACTTGGTGCTATTTCTGCTGCACCCTGGGGTTCCGCACTTATTTTGCCGATTTCATATACCTACATTGCCATGATGGGTTCTAAGGGACTTACAGATGCATCAAAGATAGCTATCCTGAACGCAAACTACATGGCAAAGCGTTTGGAGGTCTATGTTCTTTTATGTCTCATATTCTATTTGAGTTGAATTTTTTGCTTTTCTGTGTCTTGGGCTTACTATGCCTGTCTTAATTCGTCATAGTTGAAAACGTTTGTCGTGCAACAAGTGTTCAATTTGGGTATGTCGCTTAGCTGATCTTATATTCTGCTTTGATCAACAGAAACACTATCCAGTTCTCTTCCGAGGTGTCAATGGAACATGTGCCCATGAGTTTATCATTGACCTGAGAAGCTTTaaggtagtttttttttttgaatcattTCCTATTCTCTCCCTTTTATACTGGTTGTTAATAGTGTACTTAATCTTGTGCGAGTCTTGACCTTTCAGAATACTGCTGGGATAGAACCTGAAGATGTTGCTAAACGTCTTATTGACTATGGATTTCATGGACCTACAATGTCTTGGCCAGTTCCTGGTACACTTATGATTGAACCTACTGAAAGTGAAAGCAAGGTATAATACAAAGATGCATATTGAATGATACAGGAAAAAAGTTTCAGTAATACACAGTACACAcagtatattttttatttggtggTCCTGAAGTAGCTGTATATTATGCAGGCGGAACTAGACAGGTTTTGTGATGCACTCATCTCCATCAGAGAAGAAATTGCTCAGATTGAGAAAGGGAATGTTGATATTAACAACAATGTTCTCAAGGTATACATGCGTTATCTTTTCttgtaaattagttttaaatgaaATGTTTGCTGTTTGTACTGTTGCATAAATCAGAAGTTATTAATCGAGACTGGTTTTTCAGGGGGCTCCTCATCCACCATCAATGCTCATGGCAGATTCATGGACAAAACCATATTCTCGGGAATATGCTGCGTACCCTGCTCCCTGGCTAAGGAGTGCCAAATTCTGGCCAACTACAGGTCTTTACCATCTATATtacaactccaattttaaacATGCAAACTTGACGTTTGCTGAATTCTGAAGTATTAGATTTTTGTCCTATTCAGTGATACATTGAAATGTAGAGGTGTTCAGCAAAACATATACTTTTCTGGTCATGGCATTTTCAAAACTCCCAAAACATACTAGCAATCACTACTTAAATTATGTCCTTAAATTTTAAACATCCAATTTTATACCTTTATGCACAATGTTTTTCCTTTTCGTTAACAATTATATGAACACTTCATTGAACAACTCATTAGTTTTCACATAATCATCCTACATAATGACATCCTCTGGACTAATTAGCAACTGAGGACATGCAAGAAACTTGCCCTTTACATGTCCTATTACAGCAGAATCGCTCTAAAAGGGCTGTATTTTTAACAAATGTGTACTTGAAATAAGAATATTTGTTTTACCGACACGTGTTAGAAGAAACAATGTACTCTTTCTGTCTCTGTTTGTCACATAGGGTTCTCATCATGAATATAATAAATGTGTAAAACTTAGGAAGAGGAAATTTGCAAGTTCATATGAATAGTTCCAATAAGATGATTGAAAAAAACTCAAAGTATCTGCTGAAATCTACAATTCTTGCATTTATTGAACTATATTGCAGTACTGATTTCCgcagtttcaaaaaaatattgcaATACAATACTGATTTTCCTATCTTTTGTAATTgtgttaattttatttttttctttgtcaAATTTAGTAAGAAATGCTACTCCTTCCGTCCCATGTTAACAGTCATTTAGGCTTTAGCTCAAAAAAATTGTCCTAAAATAATTGCCACTTTAGGAATTTAAGACTAAAGTTAGCTATTGTTTCCAACTATATCCTTATATTAAAGAAGAATGGATGGTATTTTAAGAGGAAACAATTTAACTTAGTAAACTATACATTTGTATTTATTATGTTCTTAATGAACGGGAAATGAGCTAAACAACAGTTAATATGGGAGGGACAGAGGGAGTCTTATATCTTGGTATTGACGATAATCTACTTGTGATTGTATTTCAGGACGAGTGGACAATGTGTATGGAGATCGCAACCTCATCTGCACCCTTCTTCCAGTGTCAGAAATGGCGGAAGAAAAAGCTGCAACTGCTTAAGCCTTTAACTGTTTCAGTGGTCATAAGTTCCTTTACAAAGCATGAAATCACCTTCCTCGTCGATGATCTTGTTGTACATACATGTTTCATATTCATATACTTGGTAGTAGCTGATGACTTTCATCTTCTTGCCATATTGATGAAAAGCTGCTATATTAACAGATCATGTTGATCATTGCAGCTCACTTGTTGTAATCATCAATTCCTCTCTTTCTCCAATCTATCTCGCTTTCATCACCTAATGTTGCTCGGATTCTTCATTAGTCTTGACATACTTGTGCCTAACGGATGTGACTAGAGTGTGGGTACTTCATGTGATTTCTcaaaatatacttgaaaaaaatgaaatgcCCATATCGGATACTTTCATGCAACTAAATTGGATACATACCCGTGAACGAGTCTGAGCAACGTAGTTCATGGCAATGTATGACATAACACGTATGGCTATGCAAAAACTTTCTTCAAAGAATTCTTTAGGTCCCTTCTCTTTATTTATCTCCCCGGTAGGATATATTAATTTAAGGATTATAATCCAAGATTATAATCACGGAATAACTTAGTCCGCAAACCATACGACTCCTTAAAGATTAGTGAAAGATCCTTGTACAACTCTTGGAGCAAAATTTGTCGAAGAACCCATACTTAGGTATGGGGTAAATCTTTTGGCGCGTGGCTACACAAATGAAACCctagttattttttttagaaaagaaCAC
The genomic region above belongs to Solanum dulcamara chromosome 5, daSolDulc1.2, whole genome shotgun sequence and contains:
- the LOC129889241 gene encoding glycine dehydrogenase (decarboxylating), mitochondrial, which codes for MERARKLANRAILKRLVSQSKQSRSNEIPSSPALYTPSRYVSSLSPYTFQARNHAKSFNTQQVRSISVEALKPSDTFPRRHNSANPEEQIKMAEFCGFKSLDSLIDATVPQSIRSESMKLPKFDAGLTESQMIEHMQKLASKNKVFKSYIGMGYYNTFVPPVILRNLLENPAWYTQYTPYQAEISQGRLESLLNYQTMITDLTGLPMSNASLLDEGTAAAEAMAMCNNIFKGKKKTFLIANNCHPQTIDICKTRADGFDLKVLNVDLKDIDYKSGDVCGVLVQYPGTEGEILDYGEFIKNAHAHGVKVVMASDLLALTMLKPPGELGADIVVGSAQRFGVPMGYGGPHAAFLATSQEYKRMMPGRIIGVSVDSTGKPALRMAMQTREQHIRRDKATSNICTAQALLANMAAMYAVYHGPEGLKTIAQRVHGLAGTFSAGLKKLGTVEVQGLPFFDTVKVKCSDAKAIADVANKNEINLRIVDNNTITVSFDETTTLEDVDDLFKVFALEKPVTFTAQSIAQEVGNLIPSGLTRETPFMTHQIFNSYHTEHELLRYLHKLQSKDLSLCHSMIPLGSCTMKLNATTEMMPVTWPNFTNIHPFAPTEQAAGYQEMFDDLGDLLCTITGFDSFSLQPNAGAAGEYAGLMVIRAYHMSRGDHHRNVCIIPVSAHGTNPASAAMCGMKIVAVGTDAKGNINIEELRKAAEANKDKLAALMVTYPSTHGVYEEGIDEICKIIHDNGGQVYMDGANMNAQVGLTSPGFIGADVCHLNLHKTFCIPHGGGGPGMGPIGVKKHLAPYLPSHPVVPTGGIPSPDKSEPLGAISAAPWGSALILPISYTYIAMMGSKGLTDASKIAILNANYMAKRLEKHYPVLFRGVNGTCAHEFIIDLRSFKNTAGIEPEDVAKRLIDYGFHGPTMSWPVPGTLMIEPTESESKAELDRFCDALISIREEIAQIEKGNVDINNNVLKGAPHPPSMLMADSWTKPYSREYAAYPAPWLRSAKFWPTTGRVDNVYGDRNLICTLLPVSEMAEEKAATA